The Flammeovirga yaeyamensis genome segment AGAGAATATGTGTTGGATGCGATTATGGAAGTGGTGAGACATTACGATTTAGATGCCGTGCATTTCGATGATTATTTCTACCCTTACAAAGTACAAGGTGAAGTTTTTCCTGACTCCACTACTTTTACTGAGAATAATCCAAAGCAATTTGATAAAATCGAAGATTGGAGGAGAGATAATGTAGATTACTTCGTAGAGAATTTATCTTCACGAATAAAACAAGAACGTCCCGATGTCCAATTTGGGATTAGTCCTTTTGGCGTTTGGAGAAATAATGATGTTGACCCCAATGGTTCAAAAACAAGAGCGGGAATTACCAATTACGACGACCTCTATGCCGATGTGGTAAAATGGATGAAAAAAGGTTGGTTAGACTATGTCATTCCTCAAGTATATTGGCATAGAAAGTTAGGTGCTGCTCCTTATGAAGAAGTGGTCAAATGGTGGGATAAAAACTCCTTTGGAACACAATTATATATAGGCCACGCACTCTATAAAGTGGAAAAATGGGAAGCCAACGATGAAATTGCTGCTCAATTAGATATCAATAAGAAATATAAAAATGTACAAGGAAGTGCTTTCTTTAGTGCTAAATTCTTATTTAGTAACCCTAAAAATATAGTGCAGACTTTACAGAGAAGCTACCCTTACTTTACCTTACCTCCTTCGAGCAATAAAATGGATCAAACTCCACCTTCCAAAGTGAGAATATCAAGTACTGAGGGACAACTCGATGCTGGACTTAAGATTACTTGGGAGGATATTAACTTTGATACCAACGCAAAGAAATATTTAATTTATAGATATGAAGATTTTGGATTTGGTGTTTTAGATGGTCAGTTTATTCATAAAATCATCAACAGATCACCTTATAAAGAACAAGTATTTATTGATGATCAATTAGAAAAAGGAAAACAATATACTTATATCATCACGGCATTAAGCAATAACAAAATTGAGAGTAACCGAAGCAATGCTATCACTGTAAAAGCGGGAGGATTTTTGAGTAAAAAAATCAAGGTCGTACATTAACATCAACCGGATAACAACACTAAAATGAATAAAACGAAAAACCCTTTGTTTTGGATTCCAAGTATCTACTTTATCGAAGGTCTTCCTTATACCATGGTGATGACCGTAGCGGTAATTATGTATAAAAACTTAGGCATTCCAAACGAAGATATAGCACTATATACTTCTTGGCTATACCTACCTTGGGTGATTAAACCTTTCTGGAGTCCGGTAGTCGATGCTTTAAAAACTAAAAAGTGGTGGATGTTTATTACCCAAACCCTTATTGGAGGTGCATTTGCCTGTGTTGCTTTCACTCTGCCTGTAGATCAGTTTTTTCAGTATTCATTGGCCGCCTTTTGGATTGTAGCATTTACTTCTGCCACTAACGATATCGCAACCGATGGTTTTTACATGATTGCCTTAAAAGAAGAAGAACAATCTTTATTTGTAGGAATCAGAAGTATCTTTTATCGTTTGGCTATGTGGGCTGGACAAGGAGGAATTGTGATGATCAGTGGTGAGTTATTCGAATATTATGATAACTATAAAACAGCTTGGAGTATCATTTTCTTTGGTTTAGGTATCATCATGGTTGGATTTGCTTTGTACCATCGTTTTATCTTACCCGATGCAGAACAACAACGTTCTGATGACGCGAAAAAAGAAGGGGTGACTGAAGGAGTTTTAATGATGGTTATTCTAATTTCGATTGCCATCTTTGGATGGGGTATCAATGAATATGTGCAACCGGAAAACACCACGCTTACTTATATTCTTTTAGGTATTATCGGCTTAGGCATTTTGATATTCAAGTTTAAAAAAGGAACTCAAGAAAGTACATCAAACGAAGAATCTGCCCTTCGAAATTTCTTCAATAAAAAAGACTTAGTACAGCTCATTGGCTTTATTCTTTTATTCCGTTTGGGAGAAGGACAATTGGTAAAAATCGCCTCTCCGTTTTTATTAGACGATATTGCACAAGGTGGAATTGGACTGGACAATGACACTCTAGGTTTTCTTTATGGAACAATTGGGTTAGGTTGTCTCATTGGAGGAGGAATCTTAGGCGGTATTGCTATTTATGCCAAAGGACTTAAATTTTGGTTGATTCCAATGGTGCTTTCTATCAACCTACCGAATATCGGCTATTGGCTATTATCATCATATCAACCCGAAAGTCAGATTGCTATTGGAAGCGTTATCGCTATAGAACAATTCTTTTATGGGTTCGGTTTTACAGCATTAATGATGTACATGGTCTATGTATCCAAAGGAGAACATAAGACTTCTCATTATGCCATTTGCACGGGCTTCATGGCTTTAGGAATGATGCTTTCCGGTATGGTAAGCGGCTTTATACAGAAGTACTTTGGTTACACCGATTTCTTCTTGATTGTTGTTTTATCGGGTATTCCTGGATTGCTTTGGGCCTTAAGATTAAAGATTGATCCCGAGTTTGGGATTAAGAAGGAAGAATAAAATTTTATACATAGAGGGGAGTAATTTTTCTATATCATCTTTTTAAAATGAATACCTATAGTAATGGGTTTTCAATTCGTAATTTGATCATCAACGATCACTTATTTGAATGAAATGATGAAACAAAGAATTATTACTCTCCTTTTTTTAACGCTAAGCTTACAAACGCTTTGGGGGCAAAATGCTCCAACCACATTTAAAAATCCTATCCTACCGGGATTTCACCCCGATCCTTCCATATGTAGAGTGGGTGATACGTATTACATGGTCAACTCTAGTTTCGAATGGTACCCGGGATTGCCCATTCATAAAAGTAAAGATTTAGTTAACTGGGAGTTGATTGGCTATGGTTTAGACCGACCCGATCAAATTGTTTACAAAGACGGCTTAAGAGATTCGAATGGTATTTTTGCTCCAAGTATTCGTTACCATGAAGGTACTTTTTATATCATCACCACAATGGTCGGACAAAATGGTAATTTTATTATTACTGCTAAAGACCCTGCCGGACCTTGGAGCGATCCTAAATGGATAAAAGATGCTCCTGGTATCGACCCTTCTTTATTTTGGGATGATGATGGAAAATGTTACTACACTGGTGCAGGAATTGTTGACGGAACTGAAAAAGAATGGCCAGGTAAAAACGGTGTTTGGATGCAAGAAATTGATCCTGATAACGCCATTTTAATCGGTGAGAAAAAACAACTTACATACGGTCACGCATCAAATGCTCGGTGGGCAGAAGGACCACACCTTTATAAGATTGATGGAGAATATATACTTCTTATTGGAGAAGGTGGAACTGGAGAATTTCATTCTGTCACCATTTTCAACAGTAAAGATATTTGGGGACCTTACATTCCAAATCACGCCAACCCAATCATCACACATAGACATTTAGGGAAAACCTACCCGATTATTCAACCAGGTCATGCTGATTTAATTCAAACGCAAAACGGTGAATGGTGGAGTGTTCTTTTAGCAAAACGATTGGTGGATGGGTACGTTACTTTAGCTAGAGAAACTTTCTTGGCAAAAGTAATTATGACTAAACAAGAAAGTGGAGTTACACCCATTTATAACCCAGGAATTGGCCTTCTTCAAGAAGAACAAAAAAGACCTGATTTACCTTGGACTCCTGTCAAAAAACTAGAAGAAAAAGACGAGTTCACCTCTGATAAATTGGCATTAAAATGGAACTTCTTACGATCACCTCAGGAAGAATGGTATCAGTTAAAAGACGATCAATTACAAATTCAACTGCGTCCAACAACTCTAACTGATTTAAGTAATCCCTCTTTTATTGGACAAAGAACTACCTCTTTTAATTATTCTGCCTCAACTAAACTATTGTTTAACTCTAAGAAAGAAAATGAAAAAGCAGGATTAGTAATCTATAGAAGACATGGAAATCATTATCAGTTAGTGAAATCGAAGAAAGAGATTTTACTAGTGAAGACTTTTCAAAAAGGCAATAAAGGTGATGTAACTCCAGAGATTATCGCCCGAGTGCCTTATACCAAGAAAGAAGTAGTATTGAATGTTGAAGTAAAAGGAATTTCAGCTCAGTTCTACTATGGGGAAACACAAGATCAACTTCAACCTCTTGGAGGAAAACAAGATTATACCATACTATCTGATGAAGCCACTTTAAAATTTAATGGAGTCTATATCGGTATGTATGCCACTTCGGAGCAACTCCCTAGTAAAACCAAAGCATCTTTCGATTGGTTTGATTTAAAGCCACATCAAGAATTAGAATAAAACAAAGGGGATGCCACTAAAAAGGCATCCCCCACTTTACTTTGATGGAAAATAGTTTGACTAAATTTTAATCCAACTATTTAGTTCTCTTATTATATTAATTCTCTCTACGAACTTTTAAGCCTCCTCTTACACCAATGAAACCATAGTAGTCGTAACCTTCTGACAAGTCTACTACTTTTTCTGTTCCATCAGCAGTTGTGATTGTGATGATGTAATCACATTCGCCACTACCATAATCTACTGTAATTGTATCATCGCCTCTTGTAATCACCTCAGTTCCTTGAAGTGCTACAAATACTGGACGTTCACCCGAACATCTTGGCGAGAATACCAATGCCGAAGTAATCTCTGAAGTAAAACCTGAATTTTCTCCAGTTGATGTTACAGTTAAAGTACCTGTAACTGTTTTTGTACCATTATCCACTTCTTCTTGTAAAGATCTTACAATTGTTTCCGTATAAGCTGCTACATCTTCAGTAGCCGGATGATCAATGGTCACATTTGTTGTTTTTGTTAATGTAGCAGAAGCAATTTTTGGTTTCTTACCTTCCTCTACTACCTCTTCAAAAACCACATTTTCTCCAGTAATCGAAGAAGTACCATTTACTGTATTGTCGTTTCTAGAAAAGTCTTGGAAAGTAGTAGAATGTGCCATGCTCGACTCTCCAAATGTATGCGTACTTGTTACTACACCACTGATTGTTTCCCCTTCTCGGTTTTCACACAAACCATTAGAGAAATCCATTACGACAGTTCTCGTATCGTTTTCATTTGTGATAGTGATGTCCGCACAATCAGCGTGATGACGAGCAAAGAAACGTCGAGCACCAGGTCTAAACGGTCTTCTTTGTACATCGTCCTCACTGTCTGATGTGGTTCTGAATGAAGATGATGATGAAGCAGTACTAGATTCCATCATGTCTTCTGAAATGTTGTCTGTGTAGTCTTGTGCTTCTAAAGCAGAAGAAATCAGGTCAGAGCTTGTCTCGTCAAGAGTCGTATTTAATGAGCTTGAGTCATTATCTTTTAACGAGTC includes the following:
- a CDS encoding glycoside hydrolase family 10 protein, with amino-acid sequence MKSGYFFTFIFSLIFCFSSFAQKRELRAVWIATVNNIDFPANNSMSPNDLKADYVRYLDKIKSTGLNTVIVQVRPVADTFYPSGFEPWSKYMTGKQGVAPNPYFNPLQFMIEEAHQRNLDFHAWFNPYRATMNSDTTALSQEHPFYQHRDWFVKYGNKYMYNPGHPDAREYVLDAIMEVVRHYDLDAVHFDDYFYPYKVQGEVFPDSTTFTENNPKQFDKIEDWRRDNVDYFVENLSSRIKQERPDVQFGISPFGVWRNNDVDPNGSKTRAGITNYDDLYADVVKWMKKGWLDYVIPQVYWHRKLGAAPYEEVVKWWDKNSFGTQLYIGHALYKVEKWEANDEIAAQLDINKKYKNVQGSAFFSAKFLFSNPKNIVQTLQRSYPYFTLPPSSNKMDQTPPSKVRISSTEGQLDAGLKITWEDINFDTNAKKYLIYRYEDFGFGVLDGQFIHKIINRSPYKEQVFIDDQLEKGKQYTYIITALSNNKIESNRSNAITVKAGGFLSKKIKVVH
- a CDS encoding glycoside hydrolase family 43 protein, with protein sequence MMKQRIITLLFLTLSLQTLWGQNAPTTFKNPILPGFHPDPSICRVGDTYYMVNSSFEWYPGLPIHKSKDLVNWELIGYGLDRPDQIVYKDGLRDSNGIFAPSIRYHEGTFYIITTMVGQNGNFIITAKDPAGPWSDPKWIKDAPGIDPSLFWDDDGKCYYTGAGIVDGTEKEWPGKNGVWMQEIDPDNAILIGEKKQLTYGHASNARWAEGPHLYKIDGEYILLIGEGGTGEFHSVTIFNSKDIWGPYIPNHANPIITHRHLGKTYPIIQPGHADLIQTQNGEWWSVLLAKRLVDGYVTLARETFLAKVIMTKQESGVTPIYNPGIGLLQEEQKRPDLPWTPVKKLEEKDEFTSDKLALKWNFLRSPQEEWYQLKDDQLQIQLRPTTLTDLSNPSFIGQRTTSFNYSASTKLLFNSKKENEKAGLVIYRRHGNHYQLVKSKKEILLVKTFQKGNKGDVTPEIIARVPYTKKEVVLNVEVKGISAQFYYGETQDQLQPLGGKQDYTILSDEATLKFNGVYIGMYATSEQLPSKTKASFDWFDLKPHQELE
- a CDS encoding MFS transporter yields the protein MNKTKNPLFWIPSIYFIEGLPYTMVMTVAVIMYKNLGIPNEDIALYTSWLYLPWVIKPFWSPVVDALKTKKWWMFITQTLIGGAFACVAFTLPVDQFFQYSLAAFWIVAFTSATNDIATDGFYMIALKEEEQSLFVGIRSIFYRLAMWAGQGGIVMISGELFEYYDNYKTAWSIIFFGLGIIMVGFALYHRFILPDAEQQRSDDAKKEGVTEGVLMMVILISIAIFGWGINEYVQPENTTLTYILLGIIGLGILIFKFKKGTQESTSNEESALRNFFNKKDLVQLIGFILLFRLGEGQLVKIASPFLLDDIAQGGIGLDNDTLGFLYGTIGLGCLIGGGILGGIAIYAKGLKFWLIPMVLSINLPNIGYWLLSSYQPESQIAIGSVIAIEQFFYGFGFTALMMYMVYVSKGEHKTSHYAICTGFMALGMMLSGMVSGFIQKYFGYTDFFLIVVLSGIPGLLWALRLKIDPEFGIKKEE